The DNA region TACGCGATCGCCCTTCCGCTCCTGCTGGTCACCGCGTGGTGGTTCGCCACGGCGGACAGCACCAGCTTCTACTGGCCGTCGCTGCAGAGCATTCTGGAGGCCTTCGTCGACACGTGGACCCTCGACCGAGTGCAGCAGGACGTGCTGCCCAGCCTCGGGCGACTGCTGGTCGGGTTCTCCCTCGCCGTGGTGATCGGTGTCCTGATGGGGCTTGCCATCGGAAGCTCCGACTGGCTGCGCGAGACGCTGGAACCCCCGCTGGAGTTCCTGAGGGCCATCCCGCCCCCCGTGCTGGTGCCCGTCATCATGCTCTTCGCCGGCATCGGCGACGGGATGAAGATCGCCGTCATCGTCTCCGGCTGCGTCTGGCCGGTCCTGCTCAACACAGTGGAGGGCGTGCGCGGAATCGATCCTGTGCTCCGCGAGACCGCAACCAGCTATCGGCTCGGCCGCCGTCGACGGATCACCTCGTTGCTGCTGCGCGCGGCGAGTCCCCAGATCGTCGCCGGTGCCCGTCAGGCCCTTGCGATCGGCATCATCTTGATGGTCATCAGCGAGATGTTCGCCGCGACCAATGGCCTCGGCTTCACCATCGTGCAGTTCCAGCGCAGCTTCGCGATCCCCCAGATGTGGTCCGGCGTGCTGCTGCTCGGCCTCATCGGCGTCGCTCTGTCCCTGTTGTTCCGGCTCGTCGAGATCCGGGTCCTCGCGTGGTACCACGGGCACCGCGCGTCCCAGCGAAAGGCATGACATGACTGTCGAGACCCCCGCGACCAACGCCGCGAACACCAACGCCCAGGACACGGTGATCCTGCAGATCACCGGGCTCGGCAAGACCTACACAGCTCGGTCCGGCCCGGTCCAGGCCGTCCGCGACATCACCGCCTCGATCCGAGCGGGCGAGCTGGTGTGCATCGTCGGCCCGTCGGGCTGCGGGAAGACCACGCTGCTGCGCTGCATCGCCGGACTGATGGCACCCACTGCCGGCGCGGTCGTACTCGAAGGCGCGGCGGTCAGCGGGCCACCCGCCGGAATGGCCGTCGTCTTCCAGGAGTACGGACGCAGTCTCTTCCCGTGGATGAGCGTGCGGCAGAACGTCGAGCTTCCTCTCAAGGAGAAGAAGCTCGCTCGTGACGAGAGGCGTCGTCTGGTCGACGAAGCGCTGGAGGCGGTGGGACTCGCTCATGCCGGCGACCAGTACCCCTGGCAGCTCTCCGGTGGCATGCAACAGCGGGTCGCGATCGCGCGGGCAGTGGCCTACGAGCCGCATGTCCTGCTGATGGACGAGCCGTTCGCCGCCGTCGACGCACAGACCCGCGCCGACCTGGAGGACCTGGTCCGCTCGCTGTGGCAACGGTTGGGCGTCACCGTGCTCTTCGTCACCCACGACATCGACGAGTCCGTCTACCTGGCCGAGCGCGTCATCGTTCTCTCCAGCTCCCCCACGGTGGTGCTCGAGGAGGTCGAGATCGACCTGCCGGCCGAACGCGACCAACTCACCACCAGGGCGCTCCCCCGGTTCAGCGAACTGCGCACGCACGTGTGGGAGCGGGTCCAGGAGGCCAAGCTCAGCGCTCAGCACGCCGCAACCTCCTGAGATTCCTGCGGCGGGTCCGCGCGTCGCTGTCGACCGCAGCTCGTCGGTCGGCGCGGATCATCGCCTGCACGGACGATCCCGCCGGGTGAAGGCCGCACAAATGCCGCCGGGCCATGATCCTGCACCTATCTCTAGGAGCCGGATCATGGCCCTGGCCTGCATCTTCGGTGGAGCTGAGGGGACTCGAACCCCTGACCCTCTGTTACGGGCCCACCGGGGTCTGATCGACCGGTGAATCTCGCCTTACCTCGGCTCCATCCAGTCTGACCTGGGACGACGCGCTGGGTCGTGAACATCGTCGACGTCCAGGGTACGACGAAAGTCGGCCGACCTCGGCTGCACTAGGCCCGATTCTGACGTCAAACTGCGCCATAAGTGCGCCTGAGCCGCGCTGCCGTCGTCGCCCACTCCCCCACTGGCCCCACCAACCTCACGGCCCCCACCAACCTCACGGCCCACGCCCTACGCCACGAAGCCGTCCGCGGCCTCAGCCGCGTGGACCACGCGTCTGGGAACGGAGGGATCTCAAGGCAAGATGTCACGCGACTGGGCAGGAATCTTCCCGGCTTACGCGCCAGCCCGTCCCCCAAAACCCGCTCTGACCTGCGGAAAAATATCTGTTGGGGTCTCAATCTGCCCCGCACTGTGCCCAAACTGTGCCCGCGATTTTCGCTTGCAGTCGGTGGCTGTCGGTGACCGCTGGTGGTCACCGCCGGGCTGATAATCATGGTGGAGCCATCGGATCGATGCCGGGCGCAGCGTCCCGACACCGATCCGCGGTCGTCAGGCGTCCTCGTTGGCCTTGTCCAGATAGATCGTCTTGAGCTGCTGGAAGGCGACGAGCCCCTCCGGACCGAGCTCACGGCCCATGCCGCTGGCCCGGATGCCGCCGAACGGGGAGAACGGGTCGTTGCTGTAGTGGTTGACCCCGATGGTGCCGCTGCGGATGCGGCGGGCGAACTGCTCGCCGCGGTCGGGGTCAGCGGTCCACACCGATCCTCCCAGTCCGTAGTCGGTGTCGTTGGCGATGGCGACGGCGTCGTCCTCGTCCTCGTAGGGGATCACAGCGAGGACGGGGCCGAATATCTCCTCCTGCGCGATCGTCGCCTTGCGGTCGACGTCTGCGAACACGGTCGGCTGCACGAACCAGCCGCTGTCGCGATCCGCCGGGCGAGCGCCACCGACGACCAGGCGGCCACCGTCGGAGATCCCCTTCTCGATGTAGCCCTCCACGCGCTGACGCTGCCGCTCGGAAACGAGGGGACCGACTTGGGTCGACTCGACCAGCGGATCGCCGACGACCAGCGAGCCCGCGAGCCCGGCAACGGTGTCGACGACCTCGTCGTACCTCGCCCTTGGAGCAAGTACGCGGGTCCCGAGCCAGCAGATCTGGCCGTTGTTCAGCAGTGTTGCTGCGAAGAACGACTCGATCGTCTCCGACAGGTTGGCATCATCGAGGACGACGGCCGCGGACTTGCCTCCGAGCTCGAGAGTGACTGGCCGGAGGAGCCGACCACACGTGGAGGCGATCAATCGACCCGCAGCCGAGGACCCGGTGAAGGACACCTTGTCCACGCCGGGATGCTCGACGAGGTAGGCACCCACCTCGCGACCGGCGGGTACAACGTTCAGCACGCCCGGCGGAAGACCGGCCTCGGCGGCGGCCTCGGCCATCAGGAACGCGTCGAGCACGGTCTCGGGAGCCGGCTTGAGGACGACGGTGCAGCCAGCTGCGAGGGCCGGGGCCAGCTTCAGGAAGGTGATGGCCTGCGGGACGTTCCACGGGACGATCGCCGCGACGACGCCGATGGGTTCGCGCAGGACGACCGCCTGCTTGCCCAGCATTCCCTGCCGACGTTCCTCCTGCCCGGCTTCGACCAGACCTGCGTAGTAGCGCAGCAGCACCGCCGGGAATCCTGCCTCGAACTGCTGCGCCAACCAGATCGGCATTCCGTTCTGGATGGTGACGCGGCGTGCTGTCTCCTCGCCACGCGCCTCCAGGCAGACGGCGAAGCGCTCGAGCACCGCGGTGCGCCGCGCAGGGCTCCAGGTCGACCATCCGGTCGGGTCATCGTACGCGCGGCGCGCAGCCAGCACGGCGGCGTCGATGTCGGCCTCGGTGCCCTCCGGGACACTGCCGATCACCTGCTCGGTGGTCGGCGAGACGACCTCGATCCGCTGTCCGGTCGCCGGCGCGGACCAAGAGCCGTCCAGGTAGAGCTGCTCGTAGTCGATGGTGGTCATGGAGTTCCTACCTCTCACTCGTGGACGAGGACGACCTTGACGGCCTCCCCACGTGCTTGCGCCTCGACGGCGTCGTTGATCTTGGCGAACGGCATGGTGGTGATCAGCCGGTCGAACGGGAATCGACCCGCCAGATGCAGTTGGACCAGTTCGGGCAGGAACGTGTCCGGGTCACTGTCCCCCTCGACGATTCCCATGAACCGCAGCCCGCGTGCCTGCATCTCGATCAGGCCCACCGACAGCACCGCCTCAGGGTTGCTGGGGACGCCGACCATGCCGAGCGTGCCCAACTGGGCGAGCGATGCGAGCACCTCGGTCAGTACTGCGTCGATCGCGGTGGTGTCGAGCGCGTAGTCAACGCCCTCGGGCACGATGGCGCGCACCTGCTCGGAGACGGCGCCGTCGGCCGGGTCGATCACGTGGGTGGCGCCCAACTCGAGCGCGAGGTCCCTGCGCGACGCGATCGGGTCCACCACGATGATCGTGGCGAGTTCGCGGACGACCGCGCCGAGAACGCCGGAGAGCCCGACGGAGCCGCCGCCAGTCACCAGCAGTGACGAGCCTGCCCGGCACGACATCGACCGCATGACGGCGCCGGCGCCGGTCTGGATGCCGCAGCCCAGCGGGCCGACGATGGCGAGGTCGATGCCTTCGGCGACCTTGACGACGTTGCGTTCCCGGGCGATCGCGTGGGTTGCGAACGTCGACTGCCCGAAGAAGTAGCTGCCGTAGGCCGTCGCGCCTTCGTGCAGCGTGCTCGATCCGTCCGGCCGGCCGCCGCCGAAGTTGCGTGCCATGAACTCTGCGCAGTACGACGGGGTGCCGCTGGTGCACTGCGTGCACGCGCCACAGCTGTTGAACGTGGCCGAGACGCGGTCTCCGACGCCGACCTTCGTGACCGCGGAGCCCACGGCAACCACGGTGCCGCTGCCCTCGTGCCCTACGACGCCGGGGAACGGGAACGGCAGGTGTCCGTGCTGGACTGCCAGGTCGGTGTGACAGAGCCCGACCCCGGCGATCTCCACGACCACCTCATCGGGGGCCGGATCGTCGAGTGTCAGGTTCTGGATGACGAAGTCCTGCCCCAGACCCTCCAGGACTGCTGCGGTGATCTCCATGTGCTCGTACTCCTTCTTGGTGGTGAACTAGCCGTTGGTGGCCGGGACGACGACTCGGACGCCCGCACAGGCCTCCGAGACGATCAGCTGGCAGGAAAGGCGCGAGCGGTCGCACGCACCCTCGAGGAACTCGACCAGGTCGGCTTCCTCGGTCATCGGCTCGTCGAACAGCCCGACCGCGGCGTCGTCGACGAAGACGTGGCAGGTCGCGCACGAACAGCCACCGCCGCACTCGGCAACGATCCCCGGCAGGTTGTTGCGGACGGATCCGTCCATGACGGACTGACCGACGGGCACGTCGACCGTCTCCTCGCGACCGTCCGGCAGGACGTAGGTGATCTGAGGCATCTGCTTCTCCTTGGGTTCTCAGGCAAACGCGAGTTCGCGCAGCGGGACGGCCGGATCTGCCCACCGCTCTGCGTCGACCAGGTGGCCGGATGCGAGCAGGCGTCGTCCCGCCATGAAGTCGGCGTTGGCGTTGGCGGTCTCGATGGCGACAGGTGTGCCGTCGCGATGGTGCAGCAGAGCGAACGACCCGGCCCTGGGGTCACCGCGAAGCGCCGTGTCGTACGGCGGGGCGAGGATCCCTGCGATCTTCAGCTTCAGGTCGAACTGGTCGGACCAGAACCACGGAACCTCCGGGGCTGGCGGAGGAGCCCCGCAGATGGTGGCCACGGCCTGTTTCGCCTGCTCAGTCGCGGAGGGGATGCTCTCCATCCGCATCGGATCCCCGCCGAGGCGGGGACGGACGGTGACGTCTCCGATTGCCAGCACCCCGTCCATCGACGTCCGCGCCGCATCGTCGACGACGACGCCCCCTCCGGCAGCACAGACAAGTCCCGCACGACGGCCGAGTTCGTCGCACGGCTGCGCACCGACCCCGACGACCACGACGTCCGCTGCGACGTGGGTGTTGTCGGAGAGCAACAACCGCTGGGCCCTTCCCCGGGCGCCCTCGACTGCGACGACCTCGACTCCGGTGCGGACCACCGTGCCGCGGCGACCGTGGTGCTCGGCCAGCACCCGCGCCAGCGGCGGACTGGCAACCCGAGCCAGCAACCTCTCCTCCCGCTCGACCACCGTCACCGGCAGCCCACGCGAACGAGCGACCGCGGCGACCTCAAGCCCGACGAACCCGCCACCGACGACGGCCATGGTCCTTCCCGCTGCCACCTCGTCGCGGAGCCGGTTCGCGTCACTCAGGGTGCGAACCGTGAGGACGGCGTCGAGATGGGCGCCAGGCGCGATCAGCGGACGGGGCCGAGCGCCGGTCGCCAGGACGACGACGTCGTAGCGCAGCTCCCGCCCGCGGTCGGTGCGCACCACCCGTGCCACCGGATCGAGGTCCACCGCCGATTCCGTGAGAGCGAGGGTGATCCGCTGCTCGTCGTAGAAGGCTGCCTCGCGGAGCCAACGACTGGCGTCGGCTGCCGGGTCCGCGAACTTCTTCGACAGCGGTGGACGGTGGTACGGCGGGTCCGGCTCGGCGCCCAGCATGACGACGTCGCCGTCGTAGCCCGCCTGACGGAGCAGGCCCGCGAACGTGCCGCCGGCGGTGCCGGCTCCGACCACGACGACCCGCTGGGCGGTGTGGTTCACCGGAGTTCCAGACGCATTGGCAGCTTCCGGAGGCCGCCGACGAAGTTGGTCTGGACGACCTTGCGCTCTCCGGTCACCTCAAGCGCCGCGATCCGGGGAAGGAGCTCCTCGAGCATGATCCGGAGCTCTTGCTTCGCCAGGTGCTGCCCGATGCACATGTGCGGCCCGTACCCGAAGGCGATGTGACGGTTGGGCCTGCGGTCGAGGTGAAACTCATCCGGGGCGTCGAACACGTCGGGATCGCGGTTGGCCGACTGGTAGAGCAGCATCATCCGGTCCCCGGCCTTGATGGTCTGGCCCCGCATCTCGTAGTCCTCGAGTGCCTTGCGGGTGAACTGCTTGACGGGCGAGGCCCATCGCAGTCCCTCGTTGACCAGGTCCGGGATCAGCTCGGGCCTCCTCTGGACCAGTGCCAGCTGTTCGGGGTGCAGCGCGAGTGCTTCGAGGATGCTGGCCATCGTGCTCGAGGTCGTGTCGTGACCGGCGGTGGCGATGGCGATGAACCAGCCGTAGGCGACCTCCTTCGGGAAATACTCACCGGTCTCCGGGCTCTTGGCCCGCGCGATGATCGTCGCCAGGTCGTCCTGGGGCTCCTTGCGGCGCGCCTCGACGAGTGCGTCGAAGTAGGCGTAGAAGTCCTGGATGGTCGCCGACCACTGCTGTGCGGCGCCCTCGGGGGTCAGCGGCTCGACGTCCACGCGCTGGGTGTCGGGGTCGGCCGTGCCGAAGAACTCCTGCGTCAGCGCCATCATCCTGGGCTCGTCCTCGGCGGGCACGCCGAAGAGCGTCATGATGACGTGGAGCGGGTAGGTCAGGCAGAAGTCCTTGACGGCGTCGAGGTCGTTGGGGCCGACGTGCAACTGGTGCGCGATCGACTCACGCGCGAGGTCACGGATCTGGTCCTCCCACTTCTTCAGTGAGGCCGGCCGGAACCACTCCGCGGCGATGTCCTTGACCATGGTGTGCTCGGGCGGGTCGAGGTAGGTGAGGGTCTCGAGGATCCGCAGGCTGCCGCCGGTCAGCGACTGGGTGAAGGCGTCGCCCGCCTGGTTCTGGAGGATGGGGTTGTGGGACCCCGGCTCGTCGCCCCCGCCGCTGGTGAAGATCTGCGGCTGTCGCTCGACCTCCATGATGTCGGCGTGCTTGACCAGCAGCCAGACGGGGTCGTACCCCTCGACTGCGACCTGGGCGAGCGGGGCGTTCTCTCGCATCCAGCGGTAGGCCTCGAACAGGGGCTCGTCCTCGCGGTGCCCTTCGGGGAGCACGATGCGACGGGCGATCTCTTGCGGCACCTCGACGGTCGAGGTGGGTGTGGAGGTGAGGGTCACGACGGTCTCCCGGATCTGTGATGGCGGTCACGAACTGCGTGGTCCCATCGTTCTCCGAGTGACGCCGGTCACTCATCTGCCGCGAGAGGGAGGTTTCTACCCCTCACCCCGTCCAGTGCTGGTGGTAGAGCGCGCCGGCATGCGCGCGGTTGTCGACCCCGAGCTTGCGGAGCAGGTTCTTGACGTGGGTCTTCGCCGTCCCCTCCGTGACGTAGAGGCGCTGCCCGATCTGCGCGTTGGTCATCCCGGCTGCCACCAGGGCGAGGACGTCCTCCTCCCGACGGGTGAGGGCTCGGCGCCATGACGGCTCGGGCGCCACGTCCGGCCTCAGGCGCCGTCGCACGACATCGGCCTCGTCGCCGAGGAGACCACTCATGGCGGCGGCTTGCTCGCCGATGCGCCGACGCAGCTCACCCAGCTCCTCGAGGACGGCGACGCGGTCGAGCGCGAGCGACACCCCCTCGGCGAACAAGTGGATCAGGTCTCGGTCGACCTCGTCGACGACATCGAGCTCGACGTTCTGGTCCGCGCTGACGAAGCCGACGACCTGCGCCCGACGGATCACGGGTGCGGCGACGTAGGAGTGGGAGTGCATCACGGCCTGGATGTCTTGGTGAACGCGTGGGTTGTCGAGTGCGTTGCGCACGAGCATCGGTCGGCGATGGGTGATCATCTCGCCCTCCAACAGCCGGTGCAGGTCCCAGTACGGCGGCTGCCCGGCCTCCATGACCGCGCGCGCCTCCTCTGGGCCAGTCTCGGTGTGGAACGACACCGGGACCCATCGCGCCTGGTCGACCCAGGAGAACAGCACGCGCCTGAACCCGAGGGCGGCGACCTCGTCGGGCACCTGGCTGACCAGGTCGGCGGTGCTCTCGACCTGCTGGAGGTTGCGCAGTGCTCGCTGCAGTCGTTCGGTCACGTCGCGCCGCCGTACGACCTCCTCGGTGCGAAGACGCAGCCGCGCGGCACGTAACTCGGTGATGACTTCAGTCGCTTCGGCGACTCGCTCGGGGTGCTGGTCACGCCACTGGCTCAACGAGGTGTCCGCGCTGTCGAGCAGGTCGTTGACCTGTGCCCGGGATCCCGCCATCGCGGACGTACCCAGCAGATCGCCTGCACGCTTCAGGACTTCGCAGGCTTCGTCAC from Nocardioides sambongensis includes:
- a CDS encoding NAD(P)/FAD-dependent oxidoreductase, encoding MNHTAQRVVVVGAGTAGGTFAGLLRQAGYDGDVVMLGAEPDPPYHRPPLSKKFADPAADASRWLREAAFYDEQRITLALTESAVDLDPVARVVRTDRGRELRYDVVVLATGARPRPLIAPGAHLDAVLTVRTLSDANRLRDEVAAGRTMAVVGGGFVGLEVAAVARSRGLPVTVVEREERLLARVASPPLARVLAEHHGRRGTVVRTGVEVVAVEGARGRAQRLLLSDNTHVAADVVVVGVGAQPCDELGRRAGLVCAAGGGVVVDDAARTSMDGVLAIGDVTVRPRLGGDPMRMESIPSATEQAKQAVATICGAPPPAPEVPWFWSDQFDLKLKIAGILAPPYDTALRGDPRAGSFALLHHRDGTPVAIETANANADFMAGRRLLASGHLVDAERWADPAVPLRELAFA
- a CDS encoding aldehyde dehydrogenase, giving the protein MTTIDYEQLYLDGSWSAPATGQRIEVVSPTTEQVIGSVPEGTEADIDAAVLAARRAYDDPTGWSTWSPARRTAVLERFAVCLEARGEETARRVTIQNGMPIWLAQQFEAGFPAVLLRYYAGLVEAGQEERRQGMLGKQAVVLREPIGVVAAIVPWNVPQAITFLKLAPALAAGCTVVLKPAPETVLDAFLMAEAAAEAGLPPGVLNVVPAGREVGAYLVEHPGVDKVSFTGSSAAGRLIASTCGRLLRPVTLELGGKSAAVVLDDANLSETIESFFAATLLNNGQICWLGTRVLAPRARYDEVVDTVAGLAGSLVVGDPLVESTQVGPLVSERQRQRVEGYIEKGISDGGRLVVGGARPADRDSGWFVQPTVFADVDRKATIAQEEIFGPVLAVIPYEDEDDAVAIANDTDYGLGGSVWTADPDRGEQFARRIRSGTIGVNHYSNDPFSPFGGIRASGMGRELGPEGLVAFQQLKTIYLDKANEDA
- a CDS encoding LuxR C-terminal-related transcriptional regulator — protein: MTDEQSRDEACEVLKRAGDLLGTSAMAGSRAQVNDLLDSADTSLSQWRDQHPERVAEATEVITELRAARLRLRTEEVVRRRDVTERLQRALRNLQQVESTADLVSQVPDEVAALGFRRVLFSWVDQARWVPVSFHTETGPEEARAVMEAGQPPYWDLHRLLEGEMITHRRPMLVRNALDNPRVHQDIQAVMHSHSYVAAPVIRRAQVVGFVSADQNVELDVVDEVDRDLIHLFAEGVSLALDRVAVLEELGELRRRIGEQAAAMSGLLGDEADVVRRRLRPDVAPEPSWRRALTRREEDVLALVAAGMTNAQIGQRLYVTEGTAKTHVKNLLRKLGVDNRAHAGALYHQHWTG
- a CDS encoding cytochrome P450 is translated as MTLTSTPTSTVEVPQEIARRIVLPEGHREDEPLFEAYRWMRENAPLAQVAVEGYDPVWLLVKHADIMEVERQPQIFTSGGGDEPGSHNPILQNQAGDAFTQSLTGGSLRILETLTYLDPPEHTMVKDIAAEWFRPASLKKWEDQIRDLARESIAHQLHVGPNDLDAVKDFCLTYPLHVIMTLFGVPAEDEPRMMALTQEFFGTADPDTQRVDVEPLTPEGAAQQWSATIQDFYAYFDALVEARRKEPQDDLATIIARAKSPETGEYFPKEVAYGWFIAIATAGHDTTSSTMASILEALALHPEQLALVQRRPELIPDLVNEGLRWASPVKQFTRKALEDYEMRGQTIKAGDRMMLLYQSANRDPDVFDAPDEFHLDRRPNRHIAFGYGPHMCIGQHLAKQELRIMLEELLPRIAALEVTGERKVVQTNFVGGLRKLPMRLELR
- a CDS encoding NAD(P)-dependent alcohol dehydrogenase; the protein is MEITAAVLEGLGQDFVIQNLTLDDPAPDEVVVEIAGVGLCHTDLAVQHGHLPFPFPGVVGHEGSGTVVAVGSAVTKVGVGDRVSATFNSCGACTQCTSGTPSYCAEFMARNFGGGRPDGSSTLHEGATAYGSYFFGQSTFATHAIARERNVVKVAEGIDLAIVGPLGCGIQTGAGAVMRSMSCRAGSSLLVTGGGSVGLSGVLGAVVRELATIIVVDPIASRRDLALELGATHVIDPADGAVSEQVRAIVPEGVDYALDTTAIDAVLTEVLASLAQLGTLGMVGVPSNPEAVLSVGLIEMQARGLRFMGIVEGDSDPDTFLPELVQLHLAGRFPFDRLITTMPFAKINDAVEAQARGEAVKVVLVHE
- a CDS encoding ABC transporter permease: MTEVARRTAYAIALPLLLVTAWWFATADSTSFYWPSLQSILEAFVDTWTLDRVQQDVLPSLGRLLVGFSLAVVIGVLMGLAIGSSDWLRETLEPPLEFLRAIPPPVLVPVIMLFAGIGDGMKIAVIVSGCVWPVLLNTVEGVRGIDPVLRETATSYRLGRRRRITSLLLRAASPQIVAGARQALAIGIILMVISEMFAATNGLGFTIVQFQRSFAIPQMWSGVLLLGLIGVALSLLFRLVEIRVLAWYHGHRASQRKA
- a CDS encoding ABC transporter ATP-binding protein produces the protein MTVETPATNAANTNAQDTVILQITGLGKTYTARSGPVQAVRDITASIRAGELVCIVGPSGCGKTTLLRCIAGLMAPTAGAVVLEGAAVSGPPAGMAVVFQEYGRSLFPWMSVRQNVELPLKEKKLARDERRRLVDEALEAVGLAHAGDQYPWQLSGGMQQRVAIARAVAYEPHVLLMDEPFAAVDAQTRADLEDLVRSLWQRLGVTVLFVTHDIDESVYLAERVIVLSSSPTVVLEEVEIDLPAERDQLTTRALPRFSELRTHVWERVQEAKLSAQHAATS
- a CDS encoding 2Fe-2S iron-sulfur cluster-binding protein, translating into MPQITYVLPDGREETVDVPVGQSVMDGSVRNNLPGIVAECGGGCSCATCHVFVDDAAVGLFDEPMTEEADLVEFLEGACDRSRLSCQLIVSEACAGVRVVVPATNG